From the Hylaeus volcanicus isolate JK05 chromosome 4, UHH_iyHylVolc1.0_haploid, whole genome shotgun sequence genome, one window contains:
- the LOC128875059 gene encoding meckelin isoform X1, whose amino-acid sequence MYYLPCPVNTYPSLDGPKCLLCKDFEYNSNVNYTYLSKYYAWMLNQCLYENDSSGGLDTSIMYLTKMESQYTDSYYFRNELQPAIYFCKRKHGLACEHLSNMCALSLYSNKIACMLFLQMQTPIWLFYNKNETTAVLGSKQITQKYSLSKHNNDSTLNFTFATFSLNGNFKSIGIPNVPCNLLKYVRFGINLKKKCKLPIRDLLTAEVELISPYLTFAENTKILTYALPVLIKNINQNENEISHWQFVRKFFFVDNISGYNKTSNFTDSKAKNTSILSTLRYMNSLNVIINVQNVEEKNKIFPPLLIIEYTELTHEQISETVEVTLNYKIQFILNKHNADVNFKIIVGVFSGLALSFSGIKTWSRSKQHNTTCSLTILIWFFIYAMGAVGSVIILSLISLCIYLFIFYKGQTIPHILLFDNINEKTIKLFTTIAFTFKFIEMLGFICQHWNINIFFMDWEQPKPAYNQLKYDPPYISLYKLHTNKLSENKYESLQTISEIITTKQEETADQSNVNHSTAYTVSKSSPQKIIKHNNLSVSIWRTYFIANQWLKLQTKRKINMIVQLVAVLCIFQIVQLYPWIITIPEFSSNFHEDNCSFTLYYTICTVIYVLIYCVQWLLSITFYERYITNRMQNFIDLCSIANISVFILPFNYYGFYIHGRSVHGFADTDLPTLINDLEKEKNNLCAHRGLVPGTSQQTFILSLTKTFRMVFATLTKQTQISSNRFLKTYFFSTENWEQSFNIQFKVKQFLCKFVDHCFKDVDYIIKEQHFFERLCNILFLHSKEKSIFYIDNNHSFDQILFYGNEWLLATFEMSLFTFMVVLCKDCLLAIIVTVSVSLLLIIIVKHNRLKSLSNNALLDKTFLT is encoded by the exons atGTACTATCTGCCTTGTCCTGTTAATACTTATCCATCTTTGGATGGACCTAAATGTTTGCTGTGCAAagattttgaatataattctaatgtaaattatacgtacttatcaaaatattatgcATGGATGCTAAATCAATGTTTGTATGAGAATGACTCTTCTGGTGGGTTAGATACAAGTATCatgtatttaacaaaaatggaAAGTCAGTACACAGACAGTTACTATTTCAGAAATGAATTACAACCagcaatatatttttgcaag agAAAGCATGGATTAGCATGTGAACATTTATCGAATATGTGTGCATTGAGTCtttatagtaataaaattGCTTGCATGTTGTTTTTGCAAATGCAAACACCTATAtggttattttataataaaaatgaaactacaGCAGTACTAGGTAGCAAGcaaattacacaaaaatacAGTTTATCGAAGCACAACAAT gatAGCACGCTGAATTTTACATTTGccacattttctttaaatggtAATTTCAAGTCAATTGGTATACCTAACGTACcatgtaatttattgaaatatgtcaGATTTGGTATAAACTTGAAGAAAAAATGCAAACTCCCAATAAGAGATTTATTGACAGCAGAAGTAGAACTTATATCTCCTTATTTAACATTTGcggaaaatacaaaaatattaacgtaTGCATTACCTGTactcataaaaaatattaatcaa AATGAGAATGAAATATCGCATTGGCAATttgtaagaaaatttttctttgttgatAACATTAGTGGTTACAACAAGACATCAAATTTCACAGATAGTAAAGCTAAAAACACAAGTATATTATCTACATTGCGTTATATGAACTCTTTAAATGTTAT TATCAATGTTCAAAATGtggaagagaaaaataaaatatttccacctttattaattatcgaatatACTGAATTAACACATGAACAGATCAGCGAAACAGTAGAAgttacattaaattacaaGATTCAATTCATTCTGAACAAACACAATGCTGATGTTAATTTTAAg ataatcGTTGGAGTCTTCTCAGGATTAGCATTAAGTTTCTCTGGCATAAAAACATGGAGTCGTAGTAAACAACATAATACCACTTGTTCATtgacaatattaatttggtTTTTCATTTATGCTATGGGTGCAGTAGGATCTGTAATTATTTTGAGTTTAATcagtttatgtatatatttattcatattttataaaggACAAACAATACCACATATTCTGctttttgataatattaacGAGAAGactattaaattgtttactaCAATAGCCTTTACTTTTAAA TTTATAGAAATGCTTGGATTTATTTGTCAACATTGGAAtatcaacatattttttatggaTTGGGAACAACCCAAACCAGCATATAATCAATTGAAATATGATCCtccatatatttctttatacaaGTTACATACCAATAAAttatcagaaaataaatatgagtCTTTGCAAACGATATCGGAAATAATAACAACTAAACAGGAAGAAACTGCTGACCAAAGCAATGTTAATCATTCAACTGCATATACAGTATCAAAAAGTTCCccacaaaaaataattaagcatAACAATTTGTCTGTTAGTATTTGGAGAACATATTTTATTGCCAATCAGTGGTTAAAACTTCAGACAaagcgaaaaataaatatgatagtACAATTAGTTGCTGTTTTATGCATTTTCCAG ATTGTACAGCTATATCCTTGGATTATTACAATACCTGAGTTTTCATCCAACTTTCACGAAGACAATTGCAGTTTTACTCTTTACTATACAATATGTACTGTGatatatgttttaatatacTGTGTTCAATGGTTGTTATCAATAACATTCTACGAACGatatattacaaatagaaTGCAAAATTTTATAGATCTGTGTTCAATTGCAAATATTAGTGTATTCATTTtaccatttaattattatgGTTTTTATATTCATGGAAG ATCGGTACACGGATTTGCAGATACAGATTTGCCAACTTTAATAAATGActtggagaaagaaaaaaataatttatgcgcGCATAGAGGTCTCGTGCCGGGAACATCTCaacaaacatttatattatctttAACAAAAACGTTCAGAATGGTTTTTGCCACACTTACAAAACAAACACAGATT AGCTCTAATCGTTTTCTAAAAacgtatttcttttcaacTGAAAACTGGGAGCAGAGTTTTAATATACAGTTCAAAGTAAAACAGTTCTTATGTAAATTTGTGGATCATTGTTTCAAAGATGTGGATTATATTATCAAAGAACAACATTTCTTTGAAAGATTATGTAACATCCTGTTTTTACATagcaaagaaaaatcaatcTTTTATATTG ATAATAATCATTCCTTTGatcaaatactattttatgGCAATGAATGGTTGTTGGCAACATTTGAAATGtcattatttacttttatggTAGTATTATGTAAAGATTGTTTGCTAGCCATTATAGTTACAGTATCAGTATCGCtactattaattataattgtcaAACATAATAGACTAAAAAGTTTAAGTAATAATGCATTACTAGATAAAACATTTCTTACATGa
- the LOC128875061 gene encoding activating signal cointegrator 1 complex subunit 1, with protein sequence MSVLKPELVWVDGRCYRFLEQRDAATCNTPYVENDDLKYQDCEEEFATDIEIVPYETAKFKHVFHVAKSFFPFIIGAKHQVRKRLQNETKTTIQIPGPGQDGDIKIIGYDHKGIITARHRINLIIESTRGRLNFTHFLSIPLNEDQIIMKFNTFKHDVMTFENTPRGVDEMLFQQPKKLHLTLGVLTLLDDIERDQAIKALDYCKDHIIKAKIKKHGQIHIRLQGTDIMNDDPSEVNVLYARIIDTNNILQDIADEIVNHYANIGLLRKEKDRVKLHVTLMNTSFKLDDKEFTDKRKLRFDAREILKVHGNTIFGETTLKELHISQRHTISSNGYYQATATINLAKDL encoded by the exons aTGAGTGTACTTAAACCAGAATTAGTTTGGGTAGATGGGAGATGTTATAGATTTTTAGAACAAAGGGATGCAGCTACTTGCAATACTCCTTATGTCGAAAATGATGATCTTAAGTATCAGGATTGTGAAGAAGAATTTGCCACCGATATAGAAATTGTACCCTATGAAACagcaaaatttaaacatgtGTTTCATGTAGCAaa GTcgttttttccatttattattgGAGCCAAACATCAAGTTCGCAAGCgattacaaaatgaaactaaaacAACAATACAAATTCCAGGACCAGGGCAAGATGGAGATATTA aaattattggATATGATCATAAAGGAATAATAACAGCACGtcatagaataaatttaattatagaatcAACTAGAGGACGACTAAATTTCACACATTTCTTGTCTATACCTCTGAATGAAGATCAAatcataatgaaatttaacacTTTTAAACACGATGTCATGACTTTTGAAAATACACCAAGAGGTGTGGATGAAATGCTTTTTCAACAACCTAAAAAATTGCACCTTACCCTTGGAGTACTTACATTACTCGATGACATAGAAAGAGATCAAGCTATTAAAGCTCTGGATTACTGTAAAGATCATATTATAAA agctaaaattaaaaagcatgGACAGATTCATATTCGCTTGCAAGGAACTGATATAATGAATGACGACCCTTCTGAAGTAAATGTTCTATATGCAAGAATAATCgatacgaataatattttgcagGATATAGCAGATGAAATTGTAAATCATTATGCTAATATAG GTTTACTCCGAAAAGAAAAGGATAGAGTTAAACTCCATGTAACTCTTATGAACACATCATTTAAACTGGATGACAAAGAATTCACTGATAAACGCAAACTAAGATTTGATGCGCGAGAAATACTAAAA GTCCATGGAAATACGATTTTTGGAGAGACCACATTAAAAGAGCTTCACATATCCCAGCGACATACAATCAGCAGTAATGGGTACTATCAAGCAACTGCAACAATAAATTTAGCCAAAGATTTGTAG
- the LOC128875059 gene encoding meckelin isoform X2, whose amino-acid sequence MYYLPCPVNTYPSLDGPKCLLCKDFEYNSNVNYTYLSKYYAWMLNQCLYENDSSAIYFCKRKHGLACEHLSNMCALSLYSNKIACMLFLQMQTPIWLFYNKNETTAVLGSKQITQKYSLSKHNNDSTLNFTFATFSLNGNFKSIGIPNVPCNLLKYVRFGINLKKKCKLPIRDLLTAEVELISPYLTFAENTKILTYALPVLIKNINQNENEISHWQFVRKFFFVDNISGYNKTSNFTDSKAKNTSILSTLRYMNSLNVIINVQNVEEKNKIFPPLLIIEYTELTHEQISETVEVTLNYKIQFILNKHNADVNFKIIVGVFSGLALSFSGIKTWSRSKQHNTTCSLTILIWFFIYAMGAVGSVIILSLISLCIYLFIFYKGQTIPHILLFDNINEKTIKLFTTIAFTFKFIEMLGFICQHWNINIFFMDWEQPKPAYNQLKYDPPYISLYKLHTNKLSENKYESLQTISEIITTKQEETADQSNVNHSTAYTVSKSSPQKIIKHNNLSVSIWRTYFIANQWLKLQTKRKINMIVQLVAVLCIFQIVQLYPWIITIPEFSSNFHEDNCSFTLYYTICTVIYVLIYCVQWLLSITFYERYITNRMQNFIDLCSIANISVFILPFNYYGFYIHGRSVHGFADTDLPTLINDLEKEKNNLCAHRGLVPGTSQQTFILSLTKTFRMVFATLTKQTQISSNRFLKTYFFSTENWEQSFNIQFKVKQFLCKFVDHCFKDVDYIIKEQHFFERLCNILFLHSKEKSIFYIDNNHSFDQILFYGNEWLLATFEMSLFTFMVVLCKDCLLAIIVTVSVSLLLIIIVKHNRLKSLSNNALLDKTFLT is encoded by the exons atGTACTATCTGCCTTGTCCTGTTAATACTTATCCATCTTTGGATGGACCTAAATGTTTGCTGTGCAAagattttgaatataattctaatgtaaattatacgtacttatcaaaatattatgcATGGATGCTAAATCAATGTTTGTATGAGAATGACTCTTCTG caatatatttttgcaag agAAAGCATGGATTAGCATGTGAACATTTATCGAATATGTGTGCATTGAGTCtttatagtaataaaattGCTTGCATGTTGTTTTTGCAAATGCAAACACCTATAtggttattttataataaaaatgaaactacaGCAGTACTAGGTAGCAAGcaaattacacaaaaatacAGTTTATCGAAGCACAACAAT gatAGCACGCTGAATTTTACATTTGccacattttctttaaatggtAATTTCAAGTCAATTGGTATACCTAACGTACcatgtaatttattgaaatatgtcaGATTTGGTATAAACTTGAAGAAAAAATGCAAACTCCCAATAAGAGATTTATTGACAGCAGAAGTAGAACTTATATCTCCTTATTTAACATTTGcggaaaatacaaaaatattaacgtaTGCATTACCTGTactcataaaaaatattaatcaa AATGAGAATGAAATATCGCATTGGCAATttgtaagaaaatttttctttgttgatAACATTAGTGGTTACAACAAGACATCAAATTTCACAGATAGTAAAGCTAAAAACACAAGTATATTATCTACATTGCGTTATATGAACTCTTTAAATGTTAT TATCAATGTTCAAAATGtggaagagaaaaataaaatatttccacctttattaattatcgaatatACTGAATTAACACATGAACAGATCAGCGAAACAGTAGAAgttacattaaattacaaGATTCAATTCATTCTGAACAAACACAATGCTGATGTTAATTTTAAg ataatcGTTGGAGTCTTCTCAGGATTAGCATTAAGTTTCTCTGGCATAAAAACATGGAGTCGTAGTAAACAACATAATACCACTTGTTCATtgacaatattaatttggtTTTTCATTTATGCTATGGGTGCAGTAGGATCTGTAATTATTTTGAGTTTAATcagtttatgtatatatttattcatattttataaaggACAAACAATACCACATATTCTGctttttgataatattaacGAGAAGactattaaattgtttactaCAATAGCCTTTACTTTTAAA TTTATAGAAATGCTTGGATTTATTTGTCAACATTGGAAtatcaacatattttttatggaTTGGGAACAACCCAAACCAGCATATAATCAATTGAAATATGATCCtccatatatttctttatacaaGTTACATACCAATAAAttatcagaaaataaatatgagtCTTTGCAAACGATATCGGAAATAATAACAACTAAACAGGAAGAAACTGCTGACCAAAGCAATGTTAATCATTCAACTGCATATACAGTATCAAAAAGTTCCccacaaaaaataattaagcatAACAATTTGTCTGTTAGTATTTGGAGAACATATTTTATTGCCAATCAGTGGTTAAAACTTCAGACAaagcgaaaaataaatatgatagtACAATTAGTTGCTGTTTTATGCATTTTCCAG ATTGTACAGCTATATCCTTGGATTATTACAATACCTGAGTTTTCATCCAACTTTCACGAAGACAATTGCAGTTTTACTCTTTACTATACAATATGTACTGTGatatatgttttaatatacTGTGTTCAATGGTTGTTATCAATAACATTCTACGAACGatatattacaaatagaaTGCAAAATTTTATAGATCTGTGTTCAATTGCAAATATTAGTGTATTCATTTtaccatttaattattatgGTTTTTATATTCATGGAAG ATCGGTACACGGATTTGCAGATACAGATTTGCCAACTTTAATAAATGActtggagaaagaaaaaaataatttatgcgcGCATAGAGGTCTCGTGCCGGGAACATCTCaacaaacatttatattatctttAACAAAAACGTTCAGAATGGTTTTTGCCACACTTACAAAACAAACACAGATT AGCTCTAATCGTTTTCTAAAAacgtatttcttttcaacTGAAAACTGGGAGCAGAGTTTTAATATACAGTTCAAAGTAAAACAGTTCTTATGTAAATTTGTGGATCATTGTTTCAAAGATGTGGATTATATTATCAAAGAACAACATTTCTTTGAAAGATTATGTAACATCCTGTTTTTACATagcaaagaaaaatcaatcTTTTATATTG ATAATAATCATTCCTTTGatcaaatactattttatgGCAATGAATGGTTGTTGGCAACATTTGAAATGtcattatttacttttatggTAGTATTATGTAAAGATTGTTTGCTAGCCATTATAGTTACAGTATCAGTATCGCtactattaattataattgtcaAACATAATAGACTAAAAAGTTTAAGTAATAATGCATTACTAGATAAAACATTTCTTACATGa